ctctctctcttgaccactctctctctcgacctctctttCTCGACCTCCCTCGATTTCTCTCTCAACCACTCTCGACCTCGcgacctttctctccctctcaacctctcatctctctctcgctctcgaccTCTCTCACTCTCGACCTCTCACGCtttcgacctctctctctcgacctctctctcttgaCCTCTctctagacctctctctctcttgtctcactCTCGACCTCTCACtgtctctcgacctctctctcgacTAACTCTCTACCTCTCGACTCTATCTAAACCTCTCAACTCTATCTCGAACTCAcgactccctctctacctcttgactcatctctctcgttatctctctctctctctcaacgttTCTCTCTGTTGACCTCTCTCTCGACTCTCTTTCTTGACTCTCTCTcgactctctcatctctctatgtctctactctctctctacctctcgactctctctgtacctctcgtcgctctctcaacctctctctcgacctctctctcaaCTAACTCTCTACTTCTCGACTCTATCTATACCTCTCgactctttctctacctctttacctctcaactctctctctctactttctctctctctcttgacctctctctctcgaccctcTGCACCAATTTCTATCTCGACCACTCTCGACCTCTcaatctttctctcactctcgacctccctctcttgctctcgacctctctctcgctctcaacctctctctcaacccctctctctctagacctctctctcaacccctctatCTAGACCTCTctcttgacctctctctctctccctctcgactttctctcttcctctctaactctaCCTCTACAACTCGACCTCTACCTCTTGAcccctacctctctttctctttcgacctctacctctacctcttcaCTTCTACCTCGCTTTCTCgacctctttctacctctctctctacctctctgtctccctctcgatactacctctccactctctcgactctctctctacctcacgactctctctctacctctttacctctcaactctctctagacctctctctctctacctctactttTACCTTTACCTCTGCCTCTCGATCTCTCAACCTCtacctctcaactctctctctatctcttgacTTTCTCTCTCGACCcatctctctcgacctctcttctcgactctatctatacctctcgactctttctctacctctttgcctctcgactctctctctctactttctctctctctctagacctctctctctcgaacCTCTGCACCAATTTCTCTCTCGACCACTCTCGACCTCTcgatatttctctccctctcgacctctgtctctcactctcgacctccctctcttgctcttgacctctctctcgctctcaacctttctctcaacccctctctctctagacctctctctcaacccccctctctctctatagacctctctttcgacctctctctctacttctcgactttctctccacctctcgactctctctacctctcgactctctctacctctcgactctctctacctcttgacTCTCTCGCAACctctcgactctctctctacctatcaattctctcgactctctctctacatctcgaCACAACTCTCTGCCTCTATCACTCAACCTCTAACTCTCTCGaccttatcctcctcctctctacctctcgacTCTACCTTtcgacctctacctctacctcttctCTTCTACCTTGCTTTCTCgacctctttctacctctctctctgcctctctctctacctctctgtctccctctcgacactctacctctccactctctctgtacctctcaattctctctctacctctcgactctctctctgcctctcgacACAACTCTTTGCCTCTATCACTCAACCTCTACCTCTCTCgaacctctacctcttcctctcgaCCTCTACCTCTCgacctctgcctctctttctcgaCCTCTAAATCTCAACCTCTACCTCTcgacctctacctctccacctctacctccctttctcgacctctacctctacctctcaacctctacctctacctctcgaCTTCTACATCTACCTCTCGGCCTCTACTTCTACCTCTCAACCTCTACctctcgactctctctctacccctcgaCTCTCTCTCGACCTCTGGACTCTCTCGCTACCACTtaactccctctcttcctctcgactctctctctacctcttgacTCTCTATCTGcctcaacctctcaacctctacctctctcgacctctacctctctactgctctctctcttgacctctctcgacctctctcacGACTCTCtcaatagactctctctctcgactCTCTACCTTGACCTCTCGACCTCAACCTCTCGACCTCTAACTCTCGACCTCTACCTCTCGACCTCTACCTCTCGACCTCTACCTCTCGACCTCTACCTCTGCCTCTCGACCTCTACCTCTGCCTCTcgacctctctttacctctcgactctctctctcgacccatttctctctctctctcgacctctctctctcgacctccctCTTTTGACTTCTCTCTGTTGACCTCTCACTCttgactctctctttctcgacCTCTCTTTCtcgactctctctcttcctctcgacTCTCTACCTCTtgactctctctttacctctcgaCTCTCTCTATCGACTCTCTctctagacctctctctctctacctctactttTACCTTTACCTCTGCCTCTCGACCTCTCAACCTCtacctctcaactctctctctctctcgactctctctctcgaccCATCTCTCTCGACCcatctctctcgacctctctctctcgacctctctctctcaactctctctcttgactctctctttccctctcaactctctctgtcttgactctctctctacctctcgactctctctctacctctcgactctctctctacctcttgacTCTGTCTTTACATTTCGACCCAACTCTCTGCCTCTACCTCTCAACCTCTACCTCTCTCGATCTCTACCtttcgacctctctctctcttgacctctcgaccgctctctctctcaagttTTCTTTCCGTTGAACTCTCTCTTTcaactctctcaactctctctatgtatggactctctctctctacctctctactctctctctctctaccgctctacTCTATCTGTACCTCTCAAATCTCTCGCTACctctcgactctctctctacccctcgactctctctctacgtctcgactctctctctacctctcgacTCTCTATCTGCCTCTACCTCTCAACCTCTACctcttgactctctctctacctcatgaCTCTCTCTCGACTTCTCTCTCGAccaaaagatcatgatcattagaaagcaaattacgggctcctctttaaatctgcgtattcctccaaagctccattgtcctgagtctgaacaaccctgccaggacctaggatcaagggagacactaaagtgttttagtactatatctcttgacacaatgatgaaaataatcatggcctctaaaccttcaagcagcatactggaccctattccaactaaactactgaaagagctgctttctgtgcttggccctcctatgttgaacataataaacggctctctatccaccggatgtgtaccaaactcactaaaagtggcagtaataaagcctctcttgaaaaagccaaatcttgacccagaaattataaaaaactatcggcctatatcgaatcttccattcctctcaaaaatgttagaaaaagctgttgcgcagcaactcactgccttcctgaagacaaacaatgtatacgaaacgcttcagtctggttttagaccccatcatagcactgagactgcacttgtgaaggtggtaaatgaccttttaatgacgtcagaccgaggttctgcatctgtcctcgtgctcctagatcttagtgctgcttttgataccatcgatcaccagattcttttggagagattggaaacccaaattggtcaacatggacaagttctggcctggtttaggtcttatctgtcggaaagatatcagtttgtctctgtgaatggtttgtcctctgacaaatcaactgtaaatttcggtgttcctcaatgttctgttttaggaccactattgttttcactatatatttaacctcttggggatgtcattcgaaaacataatgttaaatttcactgctatgcggatgacacacagctgtacatttcaatgaaacatggtgaagccccaaaattgccctcgctagaagcctgtgtctcagacataaggaagtggatggctgcaaactttctacttttaaactcggacaaaacagagatgcttgttctaggtcccaagaaacaaagagatcttctgttgaatctgacaattaatctggatggttgtacagtcgtctcaaataaaactgtgaaggacctcggcgttactctggaccctgatctctcttttgaagaacatatcaagactgtttctgggatagcttttttccatctacgtaacattgcaaaaatcagaaactttctgtccaaaaatcacgcagaaaaatgtatccatgcctttgttacttctaggttggactactgcaatgctctactttccggctaaagcactaaataaacttcagttagtgctaaatacggctgatagaatcctgactagaaccaaaaaatgtgatcatattactcctgtgctagcctccctacactggcttcctgttaaggcaagggctgatttcaaggttttactgctaacctacaaagcattacatgggcttgctcctatctatctttccgatttggtcctgccgttcATACCgacacgtacactacggtcacaagacgcgggcctcctaattgttcctagaatttctaagcaaacagctggaggcagggctttctcctatagagctccatttttatggaatagtctgcctacccatgtgagagacgcagactcagtctcaacctttaagtctttactgaagacacatctcttcagtaggtcctatgattaagtgtagtctggcccaggggtgtgaaggtgaacagaaaggctggagcaacgaaccgcccttgctgtctctgcctggccggtttcccctctttccactgggattctctgcctctacccgtattacgggggctgagtcactggcttactggtgttcttccatgccgtccctgggaggggtgcatcacttgagtgggttgagtcactgacgtggtcttcctatctgggttggcgcccccccccttgggctttgccgtggcggagatctttgtgggctatactcggccttgtcacGGGatagtatgttggtggttggagatatccctccagtggtgtggaggctgtgctttggcaaagtgggtggggttatatcctacctgtttggacCTGTCCAGGgggttcatcggatggggccacagtgtctcctgacccctcctgtcttagcctccagtatttatgctgcagtagttttggtgtcggggggctagggtcagtctgtcacatctgaagtatttctcttgtcttttccggtgtgctgtgtgaatttaaatatgctctctctaattctctctttctctttctttctttctctctctcggaggacctgagccctaggaccatgcctcaggactacctggcttgatgactccttgctgtccccagttcacctggccgtgctgctgctccagttccaactgttctgcttgtagctatggaaccctgaactgttcaccggacgtgctacctgtcccagacctgctgtcccagacctgctggaaccctaacctattcaccggatgtgctacctgtcccagacctgctgttttcaactctctagagacagcaggagcagtagagatactctcaaagatcggctatgaaaaagccaactgacacttactcttgtgttactgacttgttgcaccctcgacaactactatgattattattatttgaccatgctggtcatttatgaacatttgaacatctatgccatgtgctgttataatctccacccggcacagccagaagaggactggccacccctcatagcctggttcctctctaggtttcttcctaggttttggcctttctagggagtttttcctagccaccgtgcttctacacctgcattgcttgctgtttggggttttaggctgggtttctgtacagcactttgagatatcagctgatgtaagaagggctatataaatacatttgatttgatttgagtttataatgcactacttttaaatagggaataggttacCATTTTTGATGCACCCTTTTTCCTAGACTACTACCCCTCTGTAGACTCAAAAGAAGGAACAAGATGAAGTTGCTTCACTTTGGTCGGGCAACTAAACCCTTATGATGTAATGTCAGGCAACCCCAACTAGTCAAGACTTATCTATCGTGTAGGCGGGtaactgcctgcctgccagttTACAAATAGAtcttagtgtgtttgtgttgacTGTTTTTGACTGGACTAAGAGGGATGACCATCAACCACTATTGCTAAATGCGTACACACTACCATAACCTGTCCACTCAATTTACACGACATTTGCTTTTAGTCCCGTTACTAATTTCCTAAGCTGAATCTAGTATGTATTATCCTATTTTAGACTGTTAACATTCCTTTAATTCAACAGGGGACATATATAGTTCATTTGAGGGATTTTTTACTCTTTAAATAATCCCTCTCTATTGCTCCACGACAGTAGACCTGTATAGTAGACACAATACCTGCCTCTCCCTATCACTTgccaagtggtgtgtgtgtagtcgttATGGGGCTGGGTGCTGTGTGTGAGTCTGAGATGGAAGTGACCTCTAGCTTCCTCGCCTGCCTGTGTTTTGCTGCAGCCTCAGTCTGCATATGCGGCTGGCTGGCAGGTGGGATTACATTACGCTGGCCGGGCTGAAAGGGCACAATAATGTAACTGTGAGTATTACTACCTCCAGTGAAGTGAAGCAGTTCAGCGctatactgtgctgtactgtgaatGGCATGGAGGAGTGGATGGGGAGCTGTTGCTACTGCAGCATTGATCGCCCTGTCCCACTCTGGGTATCTCTGAAATGGATCccaattccctatgtagtgcactacttttgacctatgggccctggtcaaaagtagtgcactatatcgggaatagggtgtcatttggaacgtAAACAGTCTCTCCctgcattaacctctctgggaaatgtgggacgctagtgtcccacccgcgggacacactattcaacagccagtgaaatagcagggcgccaaattcaaaacaacaaaaatctcataattcagatttctcaaaaatacaactattttacaccattttaaagatgaacttctcgttaatccaaccacattgtccgatttgaaaaaggctttacggtgaaagcatagcattagattatgttaggacagcgccgagacaagaaaaaccacacagccattttccaagcaaggagagccgtcacaaaaaccagaaatacagctaaaattaatcactaacctttgatgatcttcatcagatgttaCTCATAGGAattcatgttaacctgttagggctagggggcagtattgacacggctggataaaaaacgtacccgatttaatctggttactactcctgcccagtaactagaatatgcatataattattggctttggatagaaaacactccaaagtttctaaaactgtttgaatggtgtctgtgagtataacagaactcaaatggcaggtcaaaacctgagaagattctgtacaggaagtaccctgtctgaccatttcttggccttctttgccatctctatccattacaaaggatctctgctgttacgtgacacttcctacggctgccataggctctcagaaggcggcaaaaagctgaatcttggctttgcaggctctggttgaaaagaagtagcgcgtttgggtagtggctggttacagtactgtgagactcaggcgcatgcctgcgtcgaccgaatgctttgttttctttcctctgtttacctaaacggagattcctggcgttcaagacactatccgaagtgtaaataagggtcacgagcacgacgcatttcgtgacaaaaaaattctaaatattccattaccgtacttctaagcatgtcaaccgctgtttaaaatctacttttatgccatttttctcgtaaaaaaagcgataatattccgaccgggaaagcgtgtatacgtacaaagagagagaaaataaaagcatgggatcccctcgtgcacaagcctgagtttcatagtactgtgaccggccactatccaaacgcgctactttttttcagccagagcctgcaaagccacgattcagctttttgccgccttctgagagcccatgggagccgtagaaagtgtcacgtaacagcagagatcccctgtattggatagagataatcaagaagggcaagaaatggtcagacagggcacttcctgtaaggaatcttctcaggttttggcctgccaaatgagttctgttatactcacagacaccatgcaaacagttttagaaactttggagtgttttctatccaaagctaataattatatgcatattctagtttctgggcaggagtaataatcagattaaatcgggtacgttttttatccgaccgtaaaaatactgccccctagccataacaggttaatgtaaccgctgtgtcagatttcaaaacagctttacggcgaaagcacattgttcaatattctgagtacagagctcagccatcaaagcaagctatacagttacccgccaagttctggagtcaacaaaactcagaaatagtattataaatcttcacttacctttgctgatcttcgtcaaaatgcactcccaggcctcccacttccacaataaattttggttttgttcaataaactccatatttatgtccaaatacctccgttttgttcgagcgttcagaacactattccaaaggcacaatgcgcgagcgcaaaaccctagacaaaaagtaaaaaaagttccattaccgttcatagaaacatgtcaaacgatgtttacaatcaatccttagggtctttttatcataaatcttcgataatattccaaccggacaatagcgtattcattacagaggaaaaagaaggaacggcgcgcatGCGTGACCatgcagtaaacaactcattggcctcaggcagtccacttgttgagtcagctcttattctctccccagtcacagtagaagcatgaaacaatgttctaaagactgttggcatctagtggaagccttaggaagtgcaaaatgaaccctaagtcactctatactggatagggaatcacttgaaaaactacaaatctcagatttccacacttcctggttggatttttctcaagtttttgcctgccatatgagttctgttatactcacagacatcattcaaacagttttagaaacttcagagtgttttagaaacgtcagagtctatccaaatctactaataatatgcatatcctaccttctgggcccgagtagtaggcagtttaatttgggcatgtcattcatctgaatttccgaatactgccccctgtcactaaaaagttaaagcCCCAGCTGACTGGCTCCCCAAAGGGATGATCAGACAGTGATGACATTTATTGTATACCTATAACAATCTGTCCTGTCAGATTACTATCAGATAGATTCAGGTCGACTATGCGGTTGATGTATTGGGCCAATAACAGTTTTTACGATCGATGGATCGGTTATTACAAATAATGGCTTATCCATTGCTGAATAATATTATATGAGAATATCACAAATTAAGCCTTTTTCACGTCATATGCGGcgcgtaccaaatggcaccctattggagTGCATTATGAACGGAATAGCATGCCATTTGAGAATGTTATGTTTGACATTCATGACATATTCTTCTCCACGTCATTGTCTAGGTGTGCCCACGCCGACGGTGGAGATCCTCCACCACACACAGAGCATGCTGGTCCGGGAGAGGAAGATCTACCCCACGCCGGAGGGCTACTTCATCATCACGCCACAGACCTACTTCATCACGCCCTCTCTCATCAGGACCAGCTCCAAGTGGTACCACCTGGACGAGAGGTTACCTGatcagaagcagcagcagcagtgtaccTCCCCGCTCTCTGGAACCATTACCCCCTCCACCTCTGGCTGTGTCAGGGACAGGTCCTATCCTAAGAACCATAGAGACTCTTATAATAATTACTGTGATGACCCCCCCAGCCACCATACCACCCTCACCAGGAAGTCCCCCAATGAGCACAGAGAGGCCTACTCACCCCACTCCCCTCACACCCCCACACAGCCCCGGCACACCACGGAGAAGATCCGGAGCACCCTCAGCTTCCCCTTCAAGTCAGACACCCTGACCAAGCACCGAGAGGGGGGCAGCACCGGGGAAAAGCAGTCCAAGAAGTTTGGCATTAAGCTGTTCCGGCTGAGCTTCAAGAAGAACAAGACCAAACTGACCACCTTCTCGGCCCAGTTCCCCCCGGAAGAGTGGCCTCTACAGGACGAGGAGACGCCCACGGCCGTGCCGCACAACGTGGAGGTGGAGATCATCAGACGGATCAACCCAGACCTGACAGTGGAGAACGTGGTGAGGCACACGGCCGTGATGAAGAGGTTGGAGGAGAGAGCCCAGAGGAGCAAGGCCAGCTCGTCAGCCCAGCACAGCGCACGCAGCAGGAGGAGCCGCAGACACCGCAAGCCACAGAGTAAGCCCTCATGCTCCCACATTAAGACCCGCACCTCTCGGAGAGACCCCTCTGAGGGATCCAACCTGGACATGGCGGCTGAGAGGGACTACCAGCCCTACAGCTCCTCCTCCATGGAACACAGCCATGGCCGCCACCTGGCTCACAGCAACCCAAACATCATGGAGTCCCACCTGCCCGTCACCCCAGAGTGGGACGTgtcaggagagctggccaagaggAGGACGGAGATGCCCTTCCCCGAGCCTTCGCATGGAACGTCCCACTCCAAGATgtaccacagccacacacaggagAGGAAATCACGCAACGAGCGCTCAGCCAACAAGGCCAAAGAGAGGTCCCGTTCCATGGACAACTCCAAAAGGCCCCTGGGGGTTGGGCTGATTGGGCCCCCGGACTACTTTGAGCACAGCCCtgatgagagggacagagacaagaggcGCTACTACACAGACGAAGGAACCTTGAGGGCCGCAGCCCAGGCCTCCCACTACTCCCACTCGCGGGACACGCCCCATGCTGCGAAGTTAACCTCTGTGTGTGGGCCCAACAGAGGGAGGACACTTAAAAAGAGTAAAAGTAGAGACCGTTTACCTGACAACGACCGCTTGAAGGCTTACTCTCCAAAACCCATGGCTGAGGACTATTTCCAGTGCATTGCATCCAACGAATTGATTTTTACCGCTCCCAGCCCCTTACGAAAACATAATCAAGATAGCTTAGCTAAGGTGAAGGTGGGTTGTCCCTCCAACAGACAGACCCCTCACCCCCCAGAGTACAAAGAGGAAACTACAAAGGGACATAACAGTGTTAGCTTACCAATGCCCTGTCAGATGCCTGAACCTTTGCCAAATGGCCATTCTGTACAGCACCACAACACCAACTCCAATAGCATGGACAAGAGGAAGGAGATCTTCAGCAAAGACACTTTGTTTAAACCACCGCCCAACGCGTTGCCAGGCACCTATGGGGACGGCAGCTTCTCCAGGTTGAGTACGTTGAGCAAGACCCAAGTCATGTCGTCATCCGAGATTCTGGACAGCCAGGGGCAATTTGAGCAGCCTGGCCCCCTGCTAGGTATGCCCCGgccccctccctctgcctcctcgGCTGAAGCCTCCTTCAACTACTACAATGTGTCTGATGATGACGAGCTGGAGGACGCTGCCTCGGCCAAGCGGTCAGAGCAGAAGGCCCCAGAGGGTTGTGGTGGGGGCGAACAGGGCACCATGCAGTGGCTgctggagagggagaaggagagggacctCCAGCGCAGGTTTGAAAGGAACCTGACCTTCCCCAACCCCAAGGAGAGTGACCACAACAACCAGAGTCAGCAGTCGGCCCACTCAGCCAGGCTGGACAGCATGGACAGCAACAGTGTTACAGTGGACAGTGGATTTAACTCTCCACGGTAAGCCTCGGTTGGGTGAAAACAACTCactcacatagacacacacagagtctcTGTTTGTGTGGTCGATGGTAATGAGGGGATGGTTTCTTATTCTGTGAGAACCAAACGGACCGGTATTATTATAACATATGGTGCTATTGATTCTAGTGAATCTGAGGTACAACCTATCATGGGTTATAGCCCTGTAGAAGAGACAGAATAGGAGGTTGCAATGTTCCTTAATTTCATAATTTCCTCATTCATGTGAGCCTATGCTTGTCTGTTTAGAAAACCTCATTTATTCTCTGAATGAATTTGGtttgctttgtttgtttgttacatttcatttctttctgaTGTCTGTGCTTCATTCAATGATTCATGTCTGCTTACGCTCAATGATATCTTGAATATTTTTCTTAGTTTCTTGAATCACTTGAGCGTAAGCGGACATCTGTCTTTTTGTGGAGTTTTTAGCTCATGATACATGGTGTCTGTCACTGAAATATGTCCATTAAGACAACCATTCACATGGCTTTACCATCAGCCAACAAAATATTACCTTTTTTAGGCCCAAAAGCAACATAGAGTCTGAAGGCTACAGAGGATTTTAATATTTAGCAGTGCtgaaagagggagaaagggggagtaGGCCTGTCTCTGTCATAGTGTGTATGGAGTTAATCTGGTCAGAACTGTAACCGTTTTTTTAATGTACTTCCAAATTGTGTGAATTGCAATTCCAGGTGTTTTTAAAGACTGCCTATTAAACTTTGGTTTTCCATTACACAGATAGCAACCCCCAAAATATTTTGTGCATTACAACGCTATGCCTTTTTTTACCAAATCCTTTTTGCCCGGGCCCCTCTGGCATAGTGGGAGTGTGTGACACTTCATTAGGGTCACGTGTCTTCCTGTGTCTAACCACGACCACATGTTCCAGCCTCTAAATAAGATGGATGCCCGCGCTAGCGCCGCTCGTCTTTGATTGGTTTGTATTACGCTTTGGTTTGCAGTTCAGAACCTATGGGACGATCGGCTCATTTGCTTTCTGACTGAGTCAACCCCACCTCATCTTCCCTCAGCCCCTTCCACGTTTTCAGGCACAGCCTACTGCTCTGTCCCGTGGCCAGTAATGGAAAAgaaagtatctgtatccagcaGACATGTGGCTGTCGCTAACTCATGCTTCTCAGCCGATTTATTCAAACAAGATGGGCAACCTTTTATGGCAGTGATTGTGGAACTGGAAACAGTGTCTGCTGCATATGTTAAACAATGTGGAGTTGGAGTGGTGGTCCTTCCTTGTTGGATCTGTTGCTTATTTCACAGCCTCTCACAACCATGTcattttcctttcctgtgacagAAATGTGGTTTACACACTAATGTTGGGTTGGGACCCCCCTTGTGATGTAACTATGAGCCATCAAGGCAGATTTCAATAATCTCCTCTGTGACTGCTGTTGGAAAGGGCATCTGTCCACAGATGTGTACTTGGTCATTTGGCCCCCTCCCTTCCCCGAGGCAGCTCAGCTCCAGCCTTCTCTCCCATAGCCCTAGCCTGCAGATGGAGGCAGTGACCAGAAGCACATCCACCTTTCAATGGG
The sequence above is drawn from the Salmo salar chromosome ssa05, Ssal_v3.1, whole genome shotgun sequence genome and encodes:
- the LOC106604902 gene encoding storkhead-box protein 2-like isoform X1; the protein is MKKTQSTTHYRAWTCSDFSDRASERTRSRSGKDYRLHKHNPPKYICQSPRGYMTSGDVSPISMSPISQSQFIPLGEMLCLAISAMNSARKPVTQEALTEHLATCFPGVPTPTVEILHHTQSMLVRERKIYPTPEGYFIITPQTYFITPSLIRTSSKWYHLDERLPDQKQQQQCTSPLSGTITPSTSGCVRDRSYPKNHRDSYNNYCDDPPSHHTTLTRKSPNEHREAYSPHSPHTPTQPRHTTEKIRSTLSFPFKSDTLTKHREGGSTGEKQSKKFGIKLFRLSFKKNKTKLTTFSAQFPPEEWPLQDEETPTAVPHNVEVEIIRRINPDLTVENVVRHTAVMKRLEERAQRSKASSSAQHSARSRRSRRHRKPQSKPSCSHIKTRTSRRDPSEGSNLDMAAERDYQPYSSSSMEHSHGRHLAHSNPNIMESHLPVTPEWDVSGELAKRRTEMPFPEPSHGTSHSKMYHSHTQERKSRNERSANKAKERSRSMDNSKRPLGVGLIGPPDYFEHSPDERDRDKRRYYTDEGTLRAAAQASHYSHSRDTPHAAKLTSVCGPNRGRTLKKSKSRDRLPDNDRLKAYSPKPMAEDYFQCIASNELIFTAPSPLRKHNQDSLAKVKVGCPSNRQTPHPPEYKEETTKGHNSVSLPMPCQMPEPLPNGHSVQHHNTNSNSMDKRKEIFSKDTLFKPPPNALPGTYGDGSFSRLSTLSKTQVMSSSEILDSQGQFEQPGPLLGMPRPPPSASSAEASFNYYNVSDDDELEDAASAKRSEQKAPEGCGGGEQGTMQWLLEREKERDLQRRFERNLTFPNPKESDHNNQSQQSAHSARLDSMDSNSVTVDSGFNSPRTRESLASNTSSIVESNRRQNLALSPGHLGIATGNGPPFTFQTIPEPLTTQPEKLQKPSNCLASITSV
- the LOC106604902 gene encoding storkhead-box protein 2-like isoform X3, encoding MSPISQSQFIPLGEMLCLAISAMNSARKPVTQEALTEHLATCFPGVPTPTVEILHHTQSMLVRERKIYPTPEGYFIITPQTYFITPSLIRTSSKWYHLDERLPDQKQQQQCTSPLSGTITPSTSGCVRDRSYPKNHRDSYNNYCDDPPSHHTTLTRKSPNEHREAYSPHSPHTPTQPRHTTEKIRSTLSFPFKSDTLTKHREGGSTGEKQSKKFGIKLFRLSFKKNKTKLTTFSAQFPPEEWPLQDEETPTAVPHNVEVEIIRRINPDLTVENVVRHTAVMKRLEERAQRSKASSSAQHSARSRRSRRHRKPQSKPSCSHIKTRTSRRDPSEGSNLDMAAERDYQPYSSSSMEHSHGRHLAHSNPNIMESHLPVTPEWDVSGELAKRRTEMPFPEPSHGTSHSKMYHSHTQERKSRNERSANKAKERSRSMDNSKRPLGVGLIGPPDYFEHSPDERDRDKRRYYTDEGTLRAAAQASHYSHSRDTPHAAKLTSVCGPNRGRTLKKSKSRDRLPDNDRLKAYSPKPMAEDYFQCIASNELIFTAPSPLRKHNQDSLAKVKVGCPSNRQTPHPPEYKEETTKGHNSVSLPMPCQMPEPLPNGHSVQHHNTNSNSMDKRKEIFSKDTLFKPPPNALPGTYGDGSFSRLSTLSKTQVMSSSEILDSQGQFEQPGPLLGMPRPPPSASSAEASFNYYNVSDDDELEDAASAKRSEQKAPEGCGGGEQGTMQWLLEREKERDLQRRFERNLTFPNPKESDHNNQSQQSAHSARLDSMDSNSVTVDSGFNSPRTRESLASNTSSIVESNRRQNLALSPGHLGIATGNGPPFTFQTIPEPLTTQPEKLQKPSNCLASITSV